A genomic segment from Stenotrophomonas maltophilia encodes:
- the rsmI gene encoding 16S rRNA (cytidine(1402)-2'-O)-methyltransferase: MSVPTLYVVATPIGNLADLSPRAQEVLRSVAAICAEDTRRSGQLLSHFGIQQPLVALHEHNEDALAQRLVSRLQAGESLALVSDAGTPLVSDPGFRLVRAARAAGIKVSPIPGACAAIAALSVAGLPSDRFSFEGFLPAKASGRRDRLQTLAGEVRTMVFYESSHRIAESLADMAAIFGGERPAVLARELTKLFETVLDGDLAGLLAKVEADDNQRKGEFVVMVQGAGDDEEAQLAHGRRVYAKLSEHLPPSTAAKLAAELTGAPRKALYGS; the protein is encoded by the coding sequence ATGAGTGTCCCAACCCTGTACGTCGTCGCCACCCCGATCGGCAACCTGGCCGATCTGAGCCCGCGCGCGCAGGAGGTGCTGCGTTCGGTGGCGGCCATCTGTGCCGAGGACACCCGCCGCAGCGGCCAGCTGCTGTCCCATTTCGGCATCCAGCAACCGCTGGTGGCCCTGCACGAACACAATGAAGACGCCCTCGCGCAGCGCCTGGTTTCGCGCCTGCAGGCCGGCGAGTCGCTGGCACTGGTCAGTGATGCCGGCACCCCGCTGGTCAGTGATCCCGGTTTCCGGCTGGTGCGTGCCGCGCGCGCGGCGGGTATCAAGGTCAGCCCGATTCCCGGTGCCTGTGCCGCCATCGCCGCGCTGAGCGTGGCCGGCCTGCCCAGCGACCGTTTCAGTTTCGAGGGTTTCCTGCCGGCCAAGGCCAGCGGCCGCCGCGACCGGCTGCAGACGCTGGCCGGCGAAGTGCGCACGATGGTGTTCTACGAATCCTCGCACCGCATTGCCGAATCGCTGGCCGACATGGCGGCGATCTTCGGTGGCGAACGCCCGGCGGTGCTCGCCCGCGAGCTGACCAAGCTGTTCGAGACCGTGCTCGATGGCGACCTGGCCGGCTTGTTGGCCAAGGTGGAAGCCGACGACAACCAGCGCAAGGGCGAGTTCGTGGTGATGGTGCAGGGCGCGGGTGATGATGAAGAAGCGCAGCTGGCCCATGGCCGCCGCGTGTACGCCAAACTGAGTGAGCACCTGCCGCCGTCGACCGCCGCCAAGCTGGCCGCCGAGTTGACCGGCGCACCGCGCAAGGCGTTGTACGGCAGTTGA
- a CDS encoding DM13 domain-containing protein: MRRILILLATHLLTLGLGFGLGVYLLPILIAPDDPPVAQVQAAMNDATYRTTFRRDLKGSDAVHWAEGKVSVSATQVAFDGKMGPGPDYKVYLVRDFVDNKADFLKVKAQAQRIGEVKSFNRFLVDVPANVDVDDYTTVVVWCERFSQFISAGQYRTPG, encoded by the coding sequence ATGCGCCGCATCCTCATCCTGCTCGCCACCCACCTGCTCACCCTCGGCCTTGGCTTCGGCCTGGGCGTCTACCTCCTACCCATTCTGATCGCCCCCGATGACCCGCCGGTCGCGCAGGTGCAGGCCGCAATGAACGACGCCACCTACCGCACCACCTTCCGCCGCGACCTCAAAGGCAGCGACGCGGTGCACTGGGCCGAAGGCAAGGTCAGCGTCAGCGCCACCCAGGTTGCCTTCGACGGCAAGATGGGACCGGGCCCGGATTACAAGGTCTACCTGGTCCGCGACTTCGTCGACAACAAGGCCGACTTCCTGAAGGTCAAGGCGCAGGCCCAGCGCATCGGCGAGGTGAAGAGCTTCAACCGCTTCCTGGTGGACGTGCCGGCGAACGTGGACGTGGACGACTACACCACGGTGGTGGTGTGGTGCGAGCGCTTCTCGCAGTTCATTTCCGCTGGGCAGTACCGCACGCCGGGTTGA
- a CDS encoding NRDE family protein, producing the protein MCLLALGWMHHPRWRLVMTGNRDEFHARPTAALAPWQDETSVIGGRDLRSGGGWAGVGASGRMAVVTNVRDPLAAQTGPSRGALVADFLRGRDPAAVHIDRLATVAGAYAPFNLLLADSDSLEYLGNHPAERQTLGPGVHGMSNGALDAPWPKTRRLMAALEAWLQEDGVRSLSQGERDLTPLWNALADEHRPADSDLPDTGIGLERERWLSPAFIRGDDYGTRASTVLLIDADGHGEIHERRFGPQGAPSGQSRVIF; encoded by the coding sequence ATGTGCCTGCTCGCTCTTGGCTGGATGCACCACCCGCGTTGGCGACTGGTGATGACCGGCAACCGTGATGAGTTCCACGCCCGCCCGACGGCGGCGCTAGCCCCCTGGCAGGATGAGACGTCCGTCATCGGGGGGCGCGACCTGCGCTCCGGCGGCGGCTGGGCCGGCGTTGGCGCCTCGGGCCGGATGGCAGTGGTCACCAACGTCCGCGATCCGCTGGCGGCCCAGACCGGCCCGTCACGCGGCGCGCTGGTGGCCGACTTCCTGCGCGGCCGCGACCCGGCCGCTGTGCATATCGACCGGTTGGCGACCGTGGCTGGCGCCTACGCCCCGTTCAACCTGTTGCTGGCCGATAGCGACAGCCTGGAGTACCTGGGCAACCATCCCGCCGAACGGCAGACCCTCGGCCCGGGCGTGCACGGCATGTCCAACGGCGCGCTGGACGCGCCCTGGCCGAAGACCCGGCGGCTGATGGCTGCCCTTGAAGCCTGGCTGCAGGAAGACGGGGTCAGATCCCTTTCGCAAGGGGAAAGGGATCTGACCCCACTCTGGAACGCCCTCGCCGACGAACACCGCCCTGCCGACAGCGACCTGCCCGACACCGGCATCGGCCTGGAACGCGAGCGCTGGCTGAGCCCGGCCTTCATCCGCGGCGACGACTACGGCACCCGCGCCAGCACCGTGCTGCTGATCGACGCCGACGGCCACGGCGAGATCCACGAACGTCGCTTCGGCCCACAGGGTGCCCCCAGCGGACAGAGCCGCGTCATTTTCTGA